In Saimiri boliviensis isolate mSaiBol1 chromosome 12, mSaiBol1.pri, whole genome shotgun sequence, one genomic interval encodes:
- the LOC101049531 gene encoding LOW QUALITY PROTEIN: importin subunit alpha-8-like (The sequence of the model RefSeq protein was modified relative to this genomic sequence to represent the inferred CDS: inserted 1 base in 1 codon) — MPSLDAPSIFLDALRKFKYRGKDASLRRQRRMVVSLKLRKAKKDEQTLKRRNITSFCPHTPSEKTAKGVAVSLSLGEIIQGVNSSDPALRFQATQTARKMLSQEKNPPLELVIEAGLIPRMVKFLKSSLYPCLQFEGRTNVAAGASEQTRAVVEGGAIQPLFTLLPSPNLAVCEQAVWALGNIASDGSEFRDKIISSSAIPHLLALISPILPITFLRSITWTLSNLCRNKNPYPCDTAVKQILPALLYLLQHHDSEVLSDTCWALSYLTDSCSKWIGQVVDTGVLPRLVALLNSSELNVLTPCLHTVGNIVTGTDEQMQRAIDTGTLNMLPQLLQHSKPSIQKEAAWALSNVAAGPCHHIQQLLAYDVLPPLVAVLKHGEFKVQKEAVWTVANFVMGATMDQLSQLVHSGILEPLVNLLTAPDVKIVLSILDVFSFILKAAEKXEKENVCLLIEELSGIDRTEVLQLHENHQISLSALNIIQKHFSEEEGESQMLLSQVVDQDCEFINCYCLAKK; from the exons ATGCCGAGCTTAGATGCTCCATCCATTTTCTTAGATGCTCTGAGAAAATTTAAGTACCGAGGCAAAGATGCATCTCTGAGGCGACAGCGGAGGATGGTAGTCAGCCTGAAGCTCCGAAAGGCCAAGAAAGATGAACAAACGTTAAAGAGAAGGAATATCACCAGCTTCTGCCCTCACACACCTTCTGAAAAAACAGCCAAAGGAGTGGCGGTCAGCCTCAGTCTGGGTGAAATAATCCAAGGTGTGAATAGCTCAGATCCAGCCCTGCGTTTCCAAGCCACCCAGACAGCCAGGAAAATGCTATCGCAGGAAAAGAACCCCCCTCTGGAATTGGTCATCGAAGCGGGCCTCATTCCCAGGATGGTGAAGTTCCTGAAGTCATCACTTTACCCCTGCTTGCAGTTTGAGGGCCGCACCAACGTTGCTGCAGGGGCTTCGGAGCAGACTCGAGCTGTGGTAGAAGGCGGAGCCATCCAGCCCTTGTTCACGCTCCTGCCTTCCCCCAACCTGGCTGTGTGTGAACAGGCAGTGTGGGCTCTTGGTAACATAGCCAGTGACGGCTCAGAGTTCAGAGATAAGATCATCTCAAGCAGTGCTATCCCACATCTGCTGGCCTTGATTTCACCCATCCTACCAATCACATTCCTGCGGAGTATCACGTGGACCCTGTCGAATCTGTGCCGAAACAAGAACCCGTACCCTTGTGACACTGCAGTGAAGCAGATACTGCCGGCCCTCCTCTACCTCCTACAGCACCATGACAGCGAGGTTCTCTCTGATACCTGCTGGGCGCTGTCCTACCTCACTGACAGCTGCAGCAAGTGGATCGGCCAAGTGGTTGACACGGGggtcctgcccaggctggtggcgCTCTTGAACAGCTCAGAGCTCAACGTCTTGACCCCTTGTCTCCACACCGTGGGGAACATTGTCACGGGCACAGATGAACAGATGCAAAGGGCCATCGACACGGGCACACTGAACATGCTCCCCCAGCTCCTCCAACACAGCAAGCCCTCTATCCAGAAGGAGGCAGCCTGGGCCCTCAGCAACGTGGCAGCAGGGCCCTGTCACCATATCCAGCAGCTGCTTGCCTATGACGTCTTGCCTCCCTTGGTGGCTGTGCTAAAACACGGAGAATTTAAAGTCCAGAAAGAGGCTGTCTGGACGGTGGCGAACTTTGTAATGGGGGCCACCATGGATCAGCTGTCCCAGCTGGTCCATTCTGGGATCCTGGAGCCCCTGGTGAATCTGCTCACCGCCCCAGATGTTAAAATTGTTCTCAGCATCCTCGATGTCTTCTCTTTCATCCTCAAGGCGGCAGAGA CTGAGAAGGAAAACGTGTGTCTTCTGATAGAAGAACTCAGTGGAATTGATAGAACTGAAGTTTTACAACTGCATGAGAACCATCAGATTAGCCTGTCGGCTTTGAACATCATCCAGAAGCACTTTAGCGAGGAAGAAGGTGAGAGCCAAATGTTACTGAGCCAAGTCGTAGACCAAGATTGTGAATTTATAAATTGTTACTGCTTagcaaaaaaatag